Proteins encoded in a region of the Quercus lobata isolate SW786 chromosome 8, ValleyOak3.0 Primary Assembly, whole genome shotgun sequence genome:
- the LOC115954905 gene encoding cytochrome P450 76T24-like, giving the protein MDHQAFWIILPIVWACIAVLTSALGGRKSGSSRLPPGPHPFPIIGNILELSNKPHQDVAKLSKTYGPLMTLKLGSITTIVISSPDIAKDALQKNDQAFSGRTIPDTGRVFDHHKVSIVWLPALARWRNLRKVSATQIFAPQQLDATQALRQQKVQELLDHVNQSCSNGGKVVDIGRAAFITVLNVISNTFFSIDLAHYSSDLSGQDFQELVCVVMELAGKPNIADYFPVLRLADPQGARRRMTIYYGKLIEIFDGIINERVQLRASKGSNARNDLLDSFLNLAKDDNSELSCDDFKHLLLDLFVAGVDTTSSTIEWAMAELLHNPEKMAKARDELEKVLGKDGLVQELDISKFPFLQAIVKETLRLHPPAPFLVPHKAETVVEMCGFTVPKNAQILVNVWAMGRDPSIWTDPNIFLPERFLERTTDFKGQDFELIPFGAGRRICPGLPLANKMVHLMLASLVHCFHWRLADEMKPEDIDMSETFGITLHRSEPLRAIPIRL; this is encoded by the exons ATGGACCACCAAGCATTTTGGATAATACTTCCCATCGTGTGGGCATGCATTGCTGTGCTCACCTCCGCTCTAGGGGGCCGGAAGTCTGGCTCTTCCAGACTTCCCCCAGGTCCCCACCCTTTTCCGATCATCGGAAACATCCTGGAGTTGAGCAACAAACCCCATCAAGATGTTGCCAAGCTCTCCAAAACCTATGGACCCCTTATGACTCTCAAGCTAGGGAGCATAACAACCATAGTCATTTCCTCTCCAGACATAGCCAAAGATGCACTGCAAAAAAATGACCAAGCCTTCTCCGGCCGAACTATCCCGGACACCGGCCGTGTATTTGACCACCACAAGGTTTCAATAGTGTGGTTGCCTGCATTGGCTCGTTGGAGGAACCTCAGGAAAGTTTCTGCCACGCAAATATTTGCTCCACAACAACTTGATGCCACACAAGCCCTTCGACAACAAAAGGTGCAAGAATTACTTGACCATGTTAACCAATCTTGCAGCAATGGTGGGAAAGTGGTTGATATTGGTCGAGCAGCCTTCATTACAGTACTTAATGTCAtatcaaacacatttttttccATTGACTTGGCCCATTATAGTTCAGATTTATCGGGACAAGATTTCCAGGAGCTTGTATGTGTTGTCATGGAATTAGCTGGAAAGCCTAATATTGCAGACTATTTCCCAGTACTTCGTTTAGCTGACCCACAAGGTGCACGACGAAGGATGACGATTTATTATGGAAAATTGATCGAGATTTTTGACGGAATCATCAATGAACGAGTACAATTAAGAGCTTCAAAGGGTTCTAATGCAAGAAACGATTTACTAGATTCCTTCCTCAATCTTGCTAAAGATGATAATTCAGAATTAAGCTGCGATGATTTCAAACATTTGCTTCTG GATTTATTTGTTGCAGGGGTTGACACAACATCAAGCACAATTGAATGGGCAATGGCAGAGTTACTTCACAACCCTGAAAAAATGGCAAAGGCCCGAGATGAGCTAGAAAAAGTCCTGGGCAAGGATGGGCTTGTTCAAGAATTGGACATCTCTAAGTTCCCTTTTTTACAAGCAATAGTGAAAGAAACCCTTCGTTTGCACCCACCAGCACCTTTCCTAGTTCCCCACAAGGCAGAAACCGTTGTAGAAATGTGTGGCTTCACTGTGCCCAAAAATGCGCAAATTCTAGTCAATGTGTGGGCAATGGGGCGAGATCCAAGCATATGGACGGACCCTAATATATTTTTGCCTGAAAGGTTCTTAGAGCGCACCACTGACTTTAAAGGTCAAGACTTTGAGTTGATTCCATTTGGAGCTGGAAGAAGGATTTGTCCTGGATTACCATTAGCTAACAAGATGGTACACTTGATGTTGGCATCTCTTGTTCATTGCTTTCATTGGAGACTTGCGGATGAGATGAAGCCAGAAGATATAGACATGAGTGAGACCTTTGGAATCACCTTACACAGGTCTGAGCCTCTCCGGGCTATTCCCATCAGGTTATAA